From a region of the Colias croceus chromosome 30, ilColCroc2.1 genome:
- the LOC123704711 gene encoding DNA-directed RNA polymerase II subunit RPB1-like, with amino-acid sequence MNAEGVTVTERDIIIKLLEVYKDFPCLWDLTNKDYANRDARNQAYIIMLELLKKIDSGATLKTLKNKLDNMRTSYRRERKKVEASKTSGAGNDEVHTPSLWYYEHLLFLDEKITPTTEVIDNMETDSSQSHNDEEPATKRERVTRRKQNDILKKQSELLESAKILISGDGTSADAFGNSVSSQLKELPKVQRCLAEKLIGETLFYAKLGVLTFETSINIKRRSVQYLGQGYAYQQQVPQTYAPSPTPSPQHHQPSPYAPSPSPSPQHHQPTPFAPSPTPSPQHHQPSPFAPSPTPSPQHHQPSPYAPSPSPSPQHHQPSPFAPSPSPSPQHHQPSPFAPSPSPSPQHRQPSPSHKYSHTSQSLQLSQPSTSSTLPQLPPSSYQQQLDSNSLINYISSNQQQVVRGKGKELKKYLIFKK; translated from the exons ATGAACGCCGAGGGAGTTACAGTCACCGAacgtgatattataataaaattactggaAGTATATAAAGACTTTCCCTGTTTATGGGATTTAACTAATAAAGATTACGCAAACAGAGATGCCCGAAATCaagcatatattattatgttagaactattaaaaaaaattgacagtGGGGctacattaaaaacattaaaaaataagttagaTAATATGCGTACATCCTATAGGAGGGAGCGAAAAAAG gtgGAAGCTAGCAAGACTAGTGGCGCTGGAAACGATGAGGTGCATACGCCATCACTATGGTACTATGAACACCTCTTATTCTTGGATGAAAAAATCACGCCGACGACAGAGGTTATTGATAATATGGAGACGGATTCTTCCCAGTCACATAATGATGAG GAACCTGCAACAAAAAGAGAACGCGTTACGAGAAGAAAGCAAAATGACATTTTAAAGAAACAGTCGGAATTACTAGAGTCtgctaaaatattaatatctggTGACGGCACATCAGCTGATGCTTTCGGGAACTCCGTGAGTTCTCAGCTCAAGGAGCTCCCAAAAGTACAAAGATGCCTCGCCGAAAAATTAATAGGAGAAACATTGTTCTATGCAAAACTAGGAGTGCTTACTTTTGAAAcctcaataaatattaaaagaagatCAGTACAATATTTAGGTCAGGGGTACGCGTACCAGCAGCAGGTGCCACAAACATATGCACCATCACCAACACCATCACCTCAGCATCACCAGCCGTCACCATATGCACCATCACCATCACCATCACCACAGCATCACCAACCGACACCATTTGCACCATCACCAACACCATCACCACAGCATCACCAGCCGTCACCATTTGCACCATCACCAACACCATCACCACAGCATCACCAGCCGTCACCATATGCACCATCACCATCACCATCACCTCAGCATCACCAGCCGTCACCATTTGCACCATCACCATCACCATCACCTCAGCATCACCAGCCGTCACCATTTGCACCATCACCATCACCATCCCCACAGCATCGTCAGCCATCACCATCACATAAGTACTCACATACATCACAATCACTTCAACTCAGTCAGCCATCAACGTCATCAACATTACCTCAGCTTCCACCATCATCATACCAGCAACAATTAGATTccaattcattaattaattacataagcAGCAATCAACAACAGGTAGTCAGAGGAAAGGGGAaggagttaaaaaaatatttgatttttaaaaagtaa
- the LOC123704712 gene encoding uncharacterized protein LOC123704712, whose product MPPVLSKNAKIALVAATIVATAPLQKEQRKKRREWAKFYYRNRENYSHMRLLKELDDEDFRTYLRMTPESFDEILNLLKRYIAKTDTVMRQAVTAEERLVATLKYLASGREYNDLKLSTCISPQLLSEIIPETCEAIIRVLKDYLKVPETENDWLQIAKDFEIKWQFNHCLGAIDGKHVIIEKPPKSGTLYYNYKGTFSIVLLGIVNANYEFIYVNIGSNGSISDGGVFKHTTFHEKMKSNQLNLPSPSILPQSNVIAPYCFVADNAFAINENLLKPYPRRNLTHDQRIFNYRLSRARRIVENAFGILAERFRVLKRPIQINVHNVPKVVMASCTLHNYLRKKSSNYITRNCVDTEDTETCTFRPGDWRLNDNLVGLNRTERQRTADGNSVRQIFTEYFNNQGRVHFQERMINTMNI is encoded by the exons ATGCCACCGGTATTATCGAAAAATGCTAAAATAGCGTTGGTTGCAGCAACCATTGTTGCTACAGCACCGCTGCAAAAGGAACAAAGGAAAAAACGAAGAGAATGGGCTAAATTCTACTATAGAAATAGAGAAAATTACAGTCATATGCGGCTCCTTAAGGAATTGGATGATGAAGATTTCCGAACATATCTTCGAATGACTCCAGAATCATTcgatgaaatattaaatcttttgaAAAGATATATAGCGAAAACCGATACAGTTATGAGGCAAGCTGTAACTGCCGAAGAAAGATTAGTGGcaactttaaaatatctcgCGTCAGGAAGAGAATATAATGATCTTAAATTAAGCACATGTATATCACCACAACTACTGTCTGAGATAATACCAGAGACCTGCGAAGCTATCATTAGAGTACTCAAAGATTACCTAAAG GTTCCTGAAACAGAAAATGACTGGTTACAAATAGCTAAAgactttgaaataaaatggcAATTTAATCATTGCTTGGGTGCTATTGACGGCAAACATGTTATTATCGAGAAGCCGCCAAAATCGGGTACACTGTACTATAATTATAAGGGAACTTTTAGCATAGTCCTGCTTGGTATTGTGAATGCAAATTACgagtttatttatgtaaatataggtTCTAATGGCAGTATTTCTGATGGTGGAGTATTCAAACATACAacttttcatgaaaaaatgAAATCGAACCAACTAAATTTACCATCACCTTCTATTTTACCGCAATCAAATGTTATCGCCCCATATTGTTTTGTGGCAGATAATGCATTTGCCAttaatgaaaatcttttaaaaccATATCCAAGAAGAAATTTGACACATGATCAaagaattttcaattatagacTCTCCAGAGCAAGAAGAATTGTAGAAAATGCATTTGGTATTTTAGCTGAACGTTTTAGAGTATTAAAAAGaccaattcaaattaatgttcatAATGTACCCAAAGTTGTAATGGCTTCATGCACACTGcacaattatttaagaaaaaagtcATCAAACTATATAACAAGAAATTGTGTTGATACCGAGGATACTGAAACATGTACTTTTCGGCCAGGAGACTGGAGATTAAATGACAACTTAGTAGGCCTTAACAGAACAGAAAGGCAACGTACTGCAGATGGTAATTCTGTTAGACAAATATTCactgaatattttaacaatcaGGGCCGGGTACATTTTCAAGAAAGAATGATTAAtactatgaatatttaa
- the LOC123704649 gene encoding RNA pseudouridylate synthase domain-containing protein 1-like — MSVNKMAVEKLFESDDFLVVNKPYDMYINSDDANEKNTVTCHIASHDSHLSTSSNPLYFVQRLDYSTSGVLCIAKNKTTAASAGKLFEKRLTKKYYMAVIRGHPEFQLAEIRYAVGTDQTPHNSHRMSVVTNSTSASNSRPAHTRLLVMETGYYGGDPVAVVLLKPITGRRHQLRVHCHAIGHTILGDYTYSDRGDIAPHRMFLHATRLVLPLQQKPLDIQTAEPFFNDPEFTGKWKSLKVFYKYRNKDELVAACNDIDREYIIGVKYKDFSIQ, encoded by the exons ATGTCTGTAAACAAAATGGCTGtcgaaaaattatttgaaagtgATGATTTTCTTGTAGTTAACAAACCTTAcgatatgtatattaattcaGACGATGCCAATGAGaag aacacAGTGACCTGCCATATTGCATCACACGATTCCCACCTATCCACATCTTCGAATCCACTATACTTCGTCCAAAGACTCGACTATTCTACCAGCGGCGTATTATGCATAGCAAAGAATAAAACAACCGCAGCAAGCGCGGGGAAGTTATTCGAGAAGAGGCtgactaaaaagtattatatggCGGTTATAAGAGGACACCCTGAGTTTCAATTGGCTGAAATACGTTATGCAGTGG GTACAGACCAAACACCGCACAACAGCCACCGCATGTCTGTAGTGACAAACTCGACGAGTGCGAGTAACTCGCGACCAGCGCACACACGGCTTCTCGTCATGGAGACTGGATACTATGGGGGCGATCCTGTCGCTGTGGTGTTGTTGAAGCCTATCACtg GTCGTCGTCACCAACTGCGCGTGCACTGTCACGCGATCGGTCACACGATACTCGGCGACTACACGTACAGTGACAGAGGCGATATCGCTCCTCACAGGATGTTCTTGCATGCTACTAG attggTATTGCCGTTGCAACAAAAACCTTTAGACATACAGACAGCCGAGCCATTCTTCAACGACCCAGAATTTACTGGGAAATGGAAATCCTTAAaagttttctataaatatcGAAATAAAGATGAGTTGGTCGCCGCTTGCAATGATATCGACCGAGAATATATTATTGgcgtaaaatataaagatttcagcattcaataa